From a region of the Paeniglutamicibacter cryotolerans genome:
- a CDS encoding methyltransferase — MTSTPMTITWDEAGETRSALWHSSNGAPAPRRIVVADDTLTAQDAYKLATGGTAMLWRGDYHNARQLLGAMARRVPDPAKAKRGAAPATVAQDFYRYRQGRTHRARILSMLLVPVDPGPVVALRRAPDVTVAWLNAFGPVAEPVLVSLQELLGAIGAQQWRTTGLHIDALDAKIHPHYGTFAPVRGEYLNLVAQADLHGADTAFDIGTGTGVLAAILARRGIKHVIATDSQARAIACATELFQTLALDGRATAIEQDMFPAGRAQLVVCNPPWLPGTPQTLLDYAVYDPKSTMLRAFLAGLPDHLNDGGEGWLIISDLAERLGLRTREELLGWIADAGLEVVGRADTVPTHGRAADADDPFHAARSAEITSLWKLRAT, encoded by the coding sequence ATGACCAGCACACCGATGACCATCACCTGGGATGAAGCAGGAGAAACCCGCAGCGCGCTCTGGCACTCCTCCAACGGCGCCCCGGCACCCCGGCGCATCGTCGTGGCCGATGACACCCTCACCGCCCAGGACGCGTACAAGCTGGCGACCGGCGGAACGGCGATGCTCTGGCGCGGGGACTACCACAATGCCCGCCAACTGCTTGGGGCGATGGCGCGCCGTGTGCCGGACCCGGCGAAGGCCAAGCGTGGCGCGGCACCCGCCACCGTCGCCCAGGACTTCTACAGGTACCGCCAGGGGCGCACCCACCGTGCCCGCATCCTCTCGATGCTGCTGGTGCCCGTGGACCCCGGGCCCGTCGTTGCCCTGCGCCGTGCCCCGGACGTCACCGTGGCCTGGCTCAACGCCTTCGGCCCGGTCGCCGAACCGGTACTCGTCTCGCTACAGGAGCTGCTCGGTGCCATCGGTGCCCAACAGTGGCGCACCACCGGACTGCACATCGATGCGCTGGATGCCAAGATCCACCCGCACTACGGCACCTTCGCCCCGGTGCGCGGGGAATACCTGAACCTCGTGGCCCAGGCCGACCTGCACGGCGCCGACACGGCGTTCGACATCGGAACCGGCACCGGAGTGCTCGCTGCCATCCTTGCCCGCCGCGGCATCAAGCACGTCATTGCCACGGACAGCCAGGCCCGGGCCATCGCCTGTGCCACCGAACTGTTCCAAACCCTCGCCCTGGATGGCCGGGCCACGGCCATTGAGCAGGACATGTTCCCGGCGGGGCGTGCCCAGCTCGTGGTCTGCAACCCGCCCTGGCTTCCGGGCACCCCGCAGACGCTGCTCGACTATGCCGTATACGACCCCAAGTCGACCATGCTGCGTGCCTTCCTGGCCGGGTTGCCGGATCACCTGAACGATGGCGGCGAGGGCTGGCTGATCATCTCCGACCTGGCTGAACGGCTTGGGCTGCGCACCCGCGAGGAACTTCTGGGCTGGATTGCCGATGCCGGACTCGAGGTCGTTGGGCGGGCGGATACCGTTCCTACCCACGGACGGGCGGCGGATGCCGATGACCCGTTCCACGCCGCACGGTCAGCGGAGATCACTTCCTTGTGGAAGCTGCGCGCGACGTAG